The following are encoded in a window of Perca fluviatilis chromosome 21, GENO_Pfluv_1.0, whole genome shotgun sequence genomic DNA:
- the LOC120551740 gene encoding parvalbumin-like EF-hand-containing protein isoform X1: protein MEDDFRPQVKKVAVAMGASLTEQEVDRMPRDMRMQGNFNYSRFLEYMRQFETSEQREEAIKKAFMMLDKDGSGYIEWNEIKYILSTVPAASPLAPLSDEEAEAVIQAGDADGDGRIDYRGGGALWCPGLLSPLRLSS from the exons ATGGAGGACGACTTCCGGCCGCAGGTGAAAAAGGTGGCTGTGGCGATGGGCGCGTCCCTCACAGAACAGGAGGTAGACCGTATGCCACGGGACATGAGAATGCAAG GGAACTTCAACTACAGCAGGTTTCTGGAGTACATGAGGCAGTTCGAGACCTCGGAGCAAAGAGAGGAGGCCATCAAGAAGGCCTTCATGATGCTCGACAAAGACGGCAGCGGCTACATAGAGTGGAACGAGATCAA GTACATTCTGTCGACAGTACCGGCTGCGAGCCCGTTGGCTCCCCTCTCCGATGAGGAGGCGGAGGCCGTGATCCAGGCTGGCGACGCTGATGGAGACGGACGCATCGACTACAGAGGTGGGGGCGCCCTCTGGTGCCCTGGCCTGCTGTCACCACTGAGGCTCAGCAGTTAG
- the LOC120551740 gene encoding parvalbumin-like EF-hand-containing protein isoform X2, which yields MEDDFRPQVKKVAVAMGASLTEQEVDRMPRDMRMQGNFNYSRFLEYMRQFETSEQREEAIKKAFMMLDKDGSGYIEWNEIKYILSTVPAASPLAPLSDEEAEAVIQAGDADGDGRIDYREFSDMVKMEKKPRK from the exons ATGGAGGACGACTTCCGGCCGCAGGTGAAAAAGGTGGCTGTGGCGATGGGCGCGTCCCTCACAGAACAGGAGGTAGACCGTATGCCACGGGACATGAGAATGCAAG GGAACTTCAACTACAGCAGGTTTCTGGAGTACATGAGGCAGTTCGAGACCTCGGAGCAAAGAGAGGAGGCCATCAAGAAGGCCTTCATGATGCTCGACAAAGACGGCAGCGGCTACATAGAGTGGAACGAGATCAA GTACATTCTGTCGACAGTACCGGCTGCGAGCCCGTTGGCTCCCCTCTCCGATGAGGAGGCGGAGGCCGTGATCCAGGCTGGCGACGCTGATGGAGACGGACGCATCGACTACAGAG AGTTTTCAGACATGGTGAAGATGGAGAAGAAACCGAGGAAGTAG